The following are encoded together in the Macadamia integrifolia cultivar HAES 741 chromosome 10, SCU_Mint_v3, whole genome shotgun sequence genome:
- the LOC122090481 gene encoding late embryogenesis abundant protein Lea5-like has translation MACSLSNAKLILSAFVNGVSVSIKNRRGYTAATEGLGVISNMAEGSGAKSNVVEAGEEMMRGTIKEASSSSSETTKYWAPDPVTGYYRPEHIGAGEIDVAELREMLLNKSRQQH, from the exons ATGGCTTGCTCTCTTTCTAACGCAAAGCTTATCCTTTCAGCTTTCGTCAATGGCGTCTCTGTGTCAATCAAGAACAG GCGAGGTTACACTGCAGCAACTGAAGGTCTTGGAGTTATATCAAACATGGCGGAAGGAAGTGGGGCGAAGAGTAACGTGGTGGAAGCAGGGGAGGAGATGATGAGGGGAACCATAAAAgaagcatcatcatcatcatcggaAACTACTAAATATTGGGCACCAGACCCAGTCACTGGTTACTACCGCCCAGAGCATATTGGTGCAGGTGAAATCGACGTGGCTGAGCTTCGGGAGATGCTCTTGAACAAGTCTAGGCAACAACACTAG
- the LOC122091014 gene encoding uncharacterized protein At5g01610-like encodes MGFFSLRPRLLSSTALLCFSFLFLSSLTAADENLTAYEILQSYDFPVGLLHTGVSGYDFDTSTGKFAVYLNETCSFNIQNSYELNYRSTIKGYITKGKISQLQGISVKVFLFWVNIIEVTRIGDQLEFSVGITSADFPVANFDECPQCGCGFDCKKGQLDQFGSLFKE; translated from the exons ATGGGTTTCTTCAGTCTCAGACCAAGACTCTTGTCTTCAACGGCGTTGCTCTGTTTCagtttcctctttctttcttctctgacGGCCGCCGATGAGAATCTGACTGCGTATGAGATCCTTCAATCCTACGATTTCCCGGTGGGTCTCCTCCACACGGGGGTGTCAGGTTACGATTTCGATACTAGTACCGGAAAATTCGCTGTTTATCTGAATGAAACATGTAGCTTCAATATTCAGAACTCCTACGAACTCAATTACAGATCCACCATTAAGGGCTATATCACAAAGGGCAAGATCTCGCAGCTTCAGGGTATTAGTGTGAAGGTGTTCTTGTTCTGGGTCAATATCATCGAGGTTACTCGGATCGGTGATCAGCTTGAATTCTCTGTGGGTATTACTTCTGCTGATTTCCCTGTTGCAAACTTCGACGAGTGTCCCCAGTGTGGATGTGGTTTCGATTGCAAGAAGGGGCAA TTGGACCAGTTTGGTTCTTTATTCAAGGAATGA